The following proteins are co-located in the Cetobacterium sp. NK01 genome:
- the pelG gene encoding exopolysaccharide Pel transporter PelG: MAGIGFELKNLFSEENSTLEDIKAIAYSALIGVGPWLITVITLNVLMFVGKQYILLRSERNLFMTAIVYSFIFSQLLTGTIQYLITRFISDCIYSGEQKKLRSTYIGAIKFITLIAFFIGVFYFKNTNLSWFFTYTLILLFCFLSGIWISMNFISVIKDYSYSIIAYVLGNVVAILMGLYLLEYSKNDFFKSNLAFSIVLSYTVGIAVTFFMLYIYLTYIFENSQENEFEFLRSFKRYSSLSFIGIFLNFAMWSHVFINWIYGSSYRVGGVFLSSPLYEVAVFYAFFLTIPTMIYFLVFMETKFFPNYKRYYAMLTLNGKLREINEERKKMMEILKDEIYYIMELQFFISLSVALISKLIFLNFGMDLYLLDLFRIMIFAAYCTVFITIYITIFLYFDSRKEALFISCLFFLLSVLCTLGTSFLGEKYSGLGFFIASFITLICSELTLEKISKDLNYITFYKQNFSFNIQAPIIEKVEKILNKRFLLPILVAIILLISGCTSSHTQDGFNMKTKRNWHTMSYYNKAGFDYDGYNQEGINSRGFTKEGWNTYTDSPYDYSNFDFTGINSETGKNIDKRGFDYKGYNYLTKSKYDKNGFDFLGINKETNTEYDKNGWTWYGLNKETNNYYDKAGYNYEGYNEEGYNRAGYDINGNKKPKEEIENITGNQNEEELYDKDGYDKYGYDENGVNREGFNRKGVYVGDEY, from the coding sequence ATGGCAGGAATAGGATTTGAATTGAAAAATTTATTTTCTGAAGAAAATAGTACGTTAGAAGATATAAAAGCTATAGCTTACTCAGCTCTTATAGGAGTAGGACCTTGGCTTATAACTGTAATTACTTTAAATGTATTAATGTTTGTTGGGAAACAATATATCTTACTGAGAAGTGAAAGAAACTTATTCATGACAGCTATTGTATATTCATTTATATTTTCTCAACTTTTAACAGGAACTATTCAATATTTAATAACAAGATTTATTTCAGATTGTATATATTCAGGAGAACAGAAAAAGCTGCGTTCAACATATATTGGAGCAATAAAATTTATAACACTAATAGCATTTTTTATAGGTGTATTTTATTTTAAAAATACAAATCTATCTTGGTTTTTTACATATACATTAATACTATTATTCTGTTTTCTATCAGGTATTTGGATAAGCATGAATTTTATATCTGTTATAAAAGATTATAGCTATTCTATTATAGCTTATGTCTTAGGGAATGTTGTAGCTATTTTAATGGGACTATATTTATTAGAGTATTCAAAAAATGATTTTTTTAAAAGTAATTTAGCTTTTTCAATTGTTCTTTCTTATACAGTAGGGATAGCAGTAACATTTTTTATGTTATATATCTATTTAACCTATATATTTGAAAATTCTCAAGAAAATGAATTTGAGTTTTTAAGATCATTTAAAAGATATTCTTCATTAAGTTTTATTGGAATATTTTTAAATTTTGCTATGTGGTCTCATGTTTTTATAAATTGGATATATGGAAGTTCATATAGGGTAGGTGGAGTATTTTTAAGTTCACCTTTATACGAAGTAGCAGTATTTTACGCATTTTTTTTAACAATTCCCACAATGATATATTTTTTAGTTTTTATGGAAACAAAATTTTTCCCAAATTACAAGAGATATTATGCTATGTTAACATTAAATGGAAAGTTAAGGGAGATTAACGAGGAAAGAAAAAAGATGATGGAGATTTTAAAAGATGAGATCTATTACATAATGGAATTACAATTTTTTATCTCTCTTTCAGTAGCATTAATTTCAAAATTGATATTTTTAAATTTTGGTATGGATTTATATTTGTTAGATCTTTTTAGAATTATGATATTTGCGGCGTATTGTACAGTTTTTATAACTATATATATAACTATATTTTTATATTTTGATTCTAGAAAAGAAGCACTTTTTATATCCTGTTTGTTTTTTTTATTGAGTGTATTATGTACCTTAGGGACATCTTTTTTAGGTGAAAAATATAGTGGGTTAGGCTTTTTTATAGCCTCTTTTATAACTCTTATATGTTCTGAGTTAACTTTAGAAAAAATTTCAAAAGATTTAAACTATATAACTTTTTACAAACAAAATTTTTCTTTTAATATTCAAGCTCCAATAATTGAAAAAGTTGAAAAAATATTAAATAAGAGATTTTTATTACCAATTTTAGTGGCTATTATTTTGCTGATAAGTGGATGTACTTCATCTCATACCCAAGATGGTTTTAATATGAAAACTAAAAGAAACTGGCACACAATGAGTTATTACAATAAAGCTGGATTTGATTATGATGGATATAATCAAGAGGGGATAAACTCTAGGGGATTTACAAAAGAGGGATGGAATACATATACAGATTCTCCCTATGATTATTCCAACTTTGATTTTACAGGTATAAATAGTGAAACTGGTAAGAATATTGATAAAAGAGGATTTGATTATAAGGGATACAACTATTTAACAAAATCAAAATATGATAAAAATGGATTTGATTTTTTAGGAATAAATAAAGAAACAAATACAGAGTATGATAAAAATGGATGGACATGGTATGGATTGAATAAAGAGACAAATAATTATTATGATAAAGCTGGATATAATTATGAAGGTTATAATGAAGAGGGATATAATAGAGCAGGATATGATATAAATGGAAATAAAAAACCAAAAGAAGAGATAGAAAATATTACAGGAAACCAGAATGAAGAAGAGCTTTATGATAAGGATGGTTACGATAAATACGGTTATGATGAAAATGGAGTAAATAGAGAAGGATTTAATAGAAAAGGGGTGTATGTGGGAGATGAATATTAA